CTATTCATGATGTGCAATCAGTGGAATGAAAATTCACTAACAACCAAAGCGTTTTGCCACACCGATGATCAGGGCTTGCAAGTAAGAGTTGAGTTCGCAGTCTCAGTCGCTGAGGGACTCAATGATGACCAACTACAACACAATATTGCTTTATCCATCCACCACATTTTGCAGGCAGTAGACTCAATCAGCAAAGAAGCCACCGGAAAATCTGTTGTGGAGTGGCCAGAAAAAGATAATTAACCAAACTCGGTATTTATTCTGTTTCAAAAGTGCTGCGGTAGAGATTTGTATGGGTGCGTCCACCGGCTGCGCTGGCATCGATCGAGCACATCCTAATGAACACAAAAGAGCACTAAATATTCGTTACTACAGCAGGCGATTTAAGGGGTTTAAGTTCCTGGAATGAGTCTTGGTGTGGCAGGGTGCTGTTTGGGCGCTTAAAAGCCATTCTAGGAAGGGTCAGTTTTGGGACTATTGGGATGGATGTGAAACTTGGAAGTTTCCTGATCAAATTTTCACCACAAGCGTGAGGTCCGACCATGCTACAAATTGAGCGTGAATGCACCACCAAAACCGCCACCAGACCAGAGCTTTACAAACCTAAACAACAGTTGTGCACGTCAGGATTAATCAGTCTCGAGTGCTTCTTCCGGCGTGACAAAAGCTGCGCACCAGTACATACACACAGCTAAAAATGGTGCCACGGCAAGTGCAATACCTGGCGAAATTGCAGGCGCTACCTGGAAGGACTCACCAACAGCGGTGGCATAATCCGAAGGTGATCCATGCAGCAAAGTAGATGAATAGCTGCCGAAAATAAGAAAGGCCACCGCCCCTGAAGCGGATACGATTCCCAACCAAATAAGCATCAAAGGCCCACGGCTCTGAGGCGACCGGAGGAATACCACCAACGCGATTGCCGCTGCCAGCACTCCCGTGGCAATGACAAACCACGCGTATCCGGTAAAAGAGGTATTACTTTCCACGGCAATGGATGCTGTTTCAGCATCTTCTACAAATGCTGTGTAAGTGGGTCGAAGGAGCCCCCATATGACTCCTGCGATTGCGTACACAGCCAAAGTGATTGCTAAAACACCTGCGTAAACCCCCACCGATTTGTTTATTTTCTTTCGAGGGGTGAGTTTTTGCGGTGTGGCAGACCCGTCATCTTCTGTGTATCCGTCATAAGGATTATGGTCGGAGGCGATGCCGGAGTCGGGGTATGTCATGGCAATAAAGGATACCTACGTTGGCTGTTACTTTTACAACCTGCAGGTAGAAACCTTACGGGTAAATTCTAGTCGCAGAACTTCCACTGGCCGCCTTCATTAAGGAAGCGCTGAGTTGCAGAGTCAGTGTTTCCACCTGCGGTAGCAACCACCCATGCGGATGCTTCCTGTCCGTTAACTACTACGTCACTGACGGAATCAACTGTTCCAGTGCCCTCGCCTCCCAAAGGAATGTCTGGGATGGTGTTGAGATCTAGCTGTGCTGAGTTGGCGCCACTTGCTTCCAATACACGGCTACACGTGTTGTTGATGGTGTATGCCAATGAGGAACGCAATGTGTTGGTGTCGGCGTATCCGCGAACCAGGGCCTCGATTGCGGCTGCTTCTTCTGGAGTTGCGGTCTGTCCGTTTTCTACAGGTGCTGCCTCGGCAAACGTCACTGGGTTTTCAGAAATTTCTTGAGCCAGTGCATCAAGCTGAGCTTGCTGTTCTTGATCAATGGTTGCAGTTTCAGAAGGTGCTGCTTCCTCTGACGTTGTTTCTACTGCTTCTTCTGTAGTGGTGGCGCTGGAGGAGGTAGCTGAACTTGTCGTTGTTGCTGCGGTCGTGGAGGCTGCTTCGGTATCGGAAGAATCGCTTCCACAGGCGCTCAATAAAAGTGGTGTAACCATGAGTGCTGCGAATGCAACCTTCTTGGAAGAAAAACGAATAGACAAAATTCTGCTCCTGATAAATCATCGACATACTCCGGAAAGTTTTAAAAATTCCGGGGGTTTCACGCAGATTACCCTAACAAAGTAATCTTCCTGCGAGCCAGACATCGGGCTGTCATTATGCTGGCAATTGTGCAGTTATCAAAAGAATCAATCATTGGTGCCGCGGTTTCCATTCTGAGTGAGTTCGGCCTGTCAGATATGACAATGCGCCGCGTCGCAAAGCAATTAAATGTCGCGCCCGGGGCACTATATTGGCATTTTAAAAACAAGCAGGAGCTTATCGACGCCACATCCCGGCACATATTGGCGCCTATTTTAGGGCGCGACGACGAGCAGCAAGCACGCATTTCCGCGCAAGAAAATTGCGCAGAAATGCGAGCGTTGATGATGAATATGAAAGACGGTGCTGAAGTAGTTAGTGCGGCGCTGAGTAGTCAACAACTGCGCACGGAACTAGAGGCAATAATTTCTCAGTCACTGGATGTTCCTGATGAGGTCGGTGCTTTCACGTTGCTGCATTTCGTGGTCGGTGCGGTGTTAACTGAACAAACACAGCTTCAAATGCACGAGCTCACCGCTGGCGCGGAAAGCGACACTGAGCAAAATTCCAGCGATGTGGACTTTGAAGAAAGATTTAATAAAGGTGTCGAGACCATTCTGGCGGGTCTTGAGGCGCTAAGGCATATAAGATGACGTTCCATGACATCATCAATTGAGCACACACACCAAGTTTGGCCTGGACATGCCTATCCTTTGGGTTCAACATATGACGGTGCTGGCACGAACTTTGCGATCTTCTCTGTTGTCGCCGACCGCGTTGAGCTGTGTTTATTAGATGCAGACAATAATGAAACCCGTATTCCACTCGAGGAACGCGATGCCCATATTTGGCATTGTTATCTCCCTGGCGTGCAACCTGGTCAGCGTTATGGCTTCCGTGTGCACGGCCCGTGGAATCCAGATGAGGGCAAGAGGTGTGATCCAAGCAAACTTCTTGTTGACCCCTATGCTCGTGCTTTCGATGGAGAATTTGATGGACATCCATCTTTGTTCTCGTATGACATCACCAACCCTGATGACCCCAACGGACGCAACACCGAAGACAGCCTTGATCACACAATGAAATCTGTTGTGGTGAATCCGTTCTTTGATTGGGGCAATGACCGTCCACCACGTATCCCGTACAACGAAACCGTCATCTATGAAGCCCATGTCAAAGGCATGACGATGACCCACCCGGATGTCCCAGAAGAACTCCGCGGCACCTATGCAGGTCTTGCTCACCCGGCGATCATTCAGTACTTAAGCGATTTGGGTGTGACAGCCATTGAACTCATGCCTGTGCACCAATTCCTCCAAGATGACCGTTTAAGAGAACTCGGTTTACGAAACTATTGGGGTTATAACTCTTTCGGTTTCTTTGCGCCATACAACGATTACGCTGCCAACAAGAACCCAGGTGGTGCGGTCGCTGAATTCAAGGGATTAGTGCGCAGCTACCATGAAGCTGGCCTCGAGGTGATCTTGGATGTGGTGTACAACCACACTGCCGAGGGCAACCATATGGGCCCCACTATTGCGTTTCGTGGCATTGACAATGAGGCCTACTACCGTTTGGTGGAAGGCGATCGTCGCCACTACATGGACTACACCGGTACAGGTAACTCCCTGAATGTTCGTGATCCACATTCACTACAGCTCATCATGGATTCCTTGCGGTACTGGGTTACCGAAATGCATGTCGATGGCTTCCGCTTCGATCTGGCATCTACCTTGGCTCGTGAATTTGATGATGTTGATCGCTTGGCAACATTTTTCGATTTGGTCCAACAAGATCCAGTGGTCTCCCAAGTTAAACTCATCGCCGAGCCATGGGATGTCGGTGAAGGTGGCTACCAGGTGGGTAATTTCCCTCCACTGTGGACAGAATGGAACGGTAAATACCGCGACACCGTCCGTGATTTTTGGCGCGGTGAGCCAGCAACCTTAGGTGAATTTGCCTCACGCCTTACCGGATCTTCCGACCTTTATGCCAACAACGGCAGGCGCCCGACTGCATCGATTAATTTTGTGACCGCTCATGATGGCTTCACTTTGAATGATTTAGTGAGCTACAACGAAAAGCACAATATGGACAACGGTGAAGAAGGCCGCGACGGCGAATCCCACAACCGATCATGGAACTGTGGCGTCGAAGGCCCAACCGATGACCCTGAAATTTTGCAGCTTCGAGCACAGCAACGCAGAAACTTCCTCACCACGTTGCTGCTCTCTCAAGGCACGCCGATGATTTCCCATGGCGATGAAATGGCTCGTACCCAAAACGGCAACAATAACGTGTACTGCCAAGACAACGAGTTGGCGTGGGTCAATTGGGAACAAGCAGAAGAAAATGCAGACCTCGTGAGCTTTACTCGACGACTTCTTCGCATTCGTGCCAACCACCCAGTATTTAGGCGTCGGCAGTTCCTCGCCGGCGGACCTCTGGGTAGTGATGTTCGCGATCGTGACATCGCCTGGCTAGTCCCCAACGGAACGTTGATGACTCAGGATGACTGGGATTTTGCTTTCGGTAAATCCCTACAGGTGTTCTTCAACGGCGATGCTATTGAAGAGCCAGACCAGCGAGGCCAAAAGATTCGCGATGACTCCTTCATTTTGATGTTCAACGCGCACTTTGAACCGATTTGCTTCACGCTTCCACCTGAGCACTTCGGTATGAAATGGAAGCTGCTTGTCGATACCACCGAAGCTGTCGGCTACCCACTCGAAGATCTCACCATCGAAGCTGGCGGCACGATCACCGTTCCGGCACGCTCCACCATGTTGTTGCGTCAGGTAGAAGCCCCTGACTACACCAAGCTCGATGAAAAAATCGCAGCGGAAAAGGCGGAACAAGAACTCGCAGCAGCGAAGGAAGCAGCAGACGCAGAAGAATCACTTCGCCAATCTGCTGAGCGCGTAGCTGCCGAAGAAACCGAGTTGGCACAACGACACGGTGCTGTAGAAGACACAGAAGATGTGGATACACAGGATCCGACGGACGATAGTGTTCCCGAGGAAGCTACTGAGGACACAGAAATTGACGAGCCTGCAGAGACTACCGAACCGACAGCATCGGCAGCCGAGGAAGATTCTTCGACAGAAGTAGAAGAGAAATAGTTTTACCTAACGGTGCCACAGAGGATTCTGTGGCACCGATTCCTTTTGGGAAGGAAGGGGTGCCTTTTCGCTAGGACAAGAATGTGCGAAATTTCATTAGATTTTACTTATGGTGAATCCTCACGTTTTTCGGCGTCTAAAGCGTTCCAATTCACCATGTTTGGCCGATTCCATCTAAAAAATGGTGGATCCGCACACTCTGCAACAACAGAGCAGGTCTAACGCCAATGGCTGGTAGCTCCCGACCCTCTTCTTAACCTTGAGGCAAATGTCACGCATTAAACACGGGTTTCGCCGTATTTAATGCGGTAAGGTTTACCTTATGACCACAAAACCTCTCATCCCAGAGTCAGATCAATCGGCAGACCACGCAGGTGGGCACTGGATTCTTGCCAGACTTGGAAAGAAAGTCCTTCGACCAGGTGGTCGAGAAACCACTGATTTCTTGCTCAAGAACCTCCCCCTAACAGGATCTACTGTCGTTGAATTCGCCCCAGGTCTTGGTGTCACCGCACGTGAGATTCTCAATGCCAGACCTAGTAGGTACATCGGAGTCGATAGTGACCCAGATGCGTGTGCAAATGTCCGTGCGATTTTGCCAGCTGGCCCTCACGAGGTCCGGAATAACAACGCCACCGATACCGAGCTCGAAGAAGAATCGGTTGACGTAGTTATCGGTGAAGCCATGCTGACCATGCAAACAGACAAACATAAGCTGGAAATCATGCGAGAAGCTGCGCGGATCCTCAAATCTGGCGGGCTATACGGCATTCACGAGTTGTCACTTACCCCGGATGGTATTTCCGACGAGGTCAAAGACGATATCCGCAAGGCATTGGCTCGCTCCATTAAAGTTAACGCTCGCCCCATCACTGATCCCGAATGGGCGGGATTGGCCCGGGAAGCAGGCTTCGAGGTCATCAACATCTACCAGGCAGATATGGCACTGCTTTCACTGAAGCGCAATCTTAAAGATGAGGGCTTAAGTGGTGTGGCAAAGATTTTAAGCAATGTGATCCGACAGCCAGACTTGCGCAAACGAGTACTGGGGATGCGCAAAACTTTTAGGGCACACAAAGAAAATTTGGGTGCGGTGGGAATCATCTTGCAGAAGAAATCCACGGATGCTGGCGTCGACAAGCAATCTTAGGCGCGAAATGCCTGCCTGAATGCGTCGAGCGCCGCTGCCGAGTCCCCGGAGGCGAAAGCCTCCATGCCCACAACTCCGTGGTACCCCATCGCCTCAAGGGCTTGCGCGATACCGTGATAGTTGATTTCGCCTGTTCCCGGTTCCATGCGGCCGGGAACATCGGCGACTTGGATTTCACCGATATAAGGCTGCGCGGCGCGGAGAAGTTCGATGAGGTTCCCTTCACCGATTTGGGCATGGTAGAGGTCGAGGTTGAGGCGAAGATTCGGGTGGTTTACCGCCCTAACCAGGGCTAAGGTGTCTGCCGCGTGAGCAAAAGGAGTACCTGGATGGTCGACCGCGAGATTGAGGTTTTCAAGCACAAACACCCGACCAACCTCCTGCCCTAGCTCAGCGATCTCCCGCAACGTATCAGCAGCGTAAAGCCACATATCAGGAGTAACCACTTCAACGGGGCGTACCGGAAGGCCAGTGGGGCCAAGTCCTGTCCCATGAAGATTCAGGCGTGGGCAATCTAGCTTTTCCGCAGCTTTTACAGACTCCCGGGCTGTAGCTAAAAGCTCCGCGCGACCATCAGGAGTAATCAAATCCCCTCGAAGATACCCGGTCATCGAGGAAAACTGTGCACCAGTTTTAGCTAGTACATCAAGATCTTTAGAGGACCAATCCCAAATTTCCACCAAGAAACCCTGACGGGAGATTTCTTTAACCCGATCTTCAAACGGTAAATCCTGGTAAATCATTTCTGCACAGGCAGCGAGCTGGAAAGTCATTTTTATACCTCAACATTTTCAGTAATGCTATCTAGCCGGATAGTGTCGCCGGTTTCTACGCTGCGGATCGCCGCGAGTGCGATATGGAGTGCGCGCCGTGCCGCATGACCTGGAACCTGGGATGGAGAGTTTGTGCGGATCGAATCAACAAACGCCTGAAATTCTGCACGGTAGGCATCAGCCAGCAAATCAGTATCAGCCCGTGAAGTATCAACCGCTACTCCCGAAGCACCATAGAAAGTCATGTTGGTCGCACGCACATCACCGGCTGTAACCATGCCTTTTGATCCAAATACTTCACCGCGCACGTCGTACCCATAGGCTGCACTGAAACTTGCTTCAGCCGTGCCGATCGCACCATTATCAAATCGAATGGTCACCACTGCTGTATCCAAAAATCCTGATTCTGCAGCTTCTGGAACCACAAGGCAATCTGCATGCGCAGTTACTTCCACTGGCTTCGCCCCCGGGTTTAAGAAACATAGGGCATCAAAATCGTGAATCAGTGTTTCCAAGAAGATCGTCCACTGAGGAACTTTGTAGGGATCTGCCAAAAATGGGCCGGGATCGCGGGTGAGCGAGCGAAGCAGCTGAGGGGTACCAAGGTCGCCTGCATCAATACGATCACGTGCGGCTGCAAATCCAGGGGCGAAACGTCGGTTAAATCCGACCTGCAACACGATGTCTGCGGCTTGTGCTGCTTCTATCGCCCGGTCAGCGTCTTCTAGGGTTACGGCCATTGGCTTTTCGACGAATACATGCTTGCCTGCCCCTGCCGCTTTGACCACAAGGTCTGCATGAGTACGAGCAGGGGTTGCGATTAACACCCCGTCAATATCTTCTCGGGACAGTACTTCCTCTGGTGTGGAATGCGCCGTTGCACCAAGTTCCTGTGCAAGAGTGTGGGCGTTTGGGGTTGGGTCAACGACTGCTACCAGCTCTGCCCCGATGACGTGATGGGATACCAAGCGTGCATGGTTGGAACCGATTCGCCCCGCGCCAATGAGGGCAAGTTTGATTGTGTGATTGTGGGTCATGGTGTGCCTTCCAGAATGGACTAGAACGTTCTACTATAACGTTCTAGTTGATCCTAGATACCTCCAGTTCTTTTCGTCAAGAGGTTTACTGTAAAGATGTAAGAAGAAAGAAAAGGGGTAGGCATGGCTTCAAAACGCCCAACCATGGCTGATGTAGCAAAAGCTTCTGGAGTTTCCACTGCTTTGGTGTCCATTGTGTTCCGCGGCGCTCCCGGCGCGAGCGAAGCAACGCGACTTTTAGTGAAGGAAAAAGCAGCCGAACTGGGGTATACCCCTGACCGCCGAGCCCAAAAACTTCGACAACACCACTCTGGTCTGATTGGTGTGGCATTTGAAATTGATCAAGCGTTCCATGGGGATATCGTCGAAAAGCTTTATCCGGCGGCTAAGGCGCACGGATTTGAACTTCAGCTCAGCGCCATCACGCCCACCCGCCCGGAAAAAGACGCGGTCGACGCGTTAATTAAAGAGCGCTGCGAAGCAGTAATTCTCCTTGGTTCTAGGATGTCGCCGCAAGAACTTGAGGTGTTTGCAAAGCAGCTTCCCGTTCAAGTCATCGCACGTGAATCAGGAACGCCTCAAGCAAGTTCGGTTCACGTCGATGATGCCGTTGGCGCGCAATTAGCACTTGATCATTTAATCGAGTTGGGGCACAAAAACATCATCTATATCGACGGTGGTGACGCTGCCGGAACGCAACTGCGATCAAAAGTTTTCAAAGACCATATTGATTCTTTTTCAGGAACCTGCCACATCATCGCTGGTGGAAGTAATGAAGCTGCAGGCGCACGCGCTATGTCAGACATACTCGATGCAGGAACAGACGCCACAGCGATTATCGCGTTTAATGACCGAGTCGCCCTAGGGGTTCTTGATGTCTTATGGCAACGTGGCGTCAAAGTTCCTGAAGAAATATCTGTTGTCGGTTACGACAACTCTCGCTTGGCCAGCCTGGAACACATTAGCCTGACAACGATCGCTCAAGATTCTGAAGCACTTGCCGAAAAGGCACTGGAGATTGCCCTAAAGCAGATCAAAGACCATGAGCAAAGCACTGAAGTTCTAGCACCCCAATTAATTAAACGAGGCACCACCGGACGGAAAAACTAAAACATCACAACAAAGCTTTTGACCAGTGGAAATGATTGCCCAGAACCACAAAAAATGTTAGTGTTGCCTTACCTTAATTAATGAGTATTTCTTTTACTCGCTGTTGTCTACCTGTCGTCTACCTCTAACGCCTGATCGAAAAGTGGTGCACGGCAGGTAGCTGGGAAGGACAACACATGGCAAAGCGTGGAATCAACGGTGCCATCATGCGTGCCTATGGTGCACAAGATCACGACGCAGAAGTCATTAGAACTCATCTCATCTCACCTGGATATCTCCGGGTGTATTTTCACTCTGACACGTTGTTGGAAGACGATATTGTCGCACCAGCTGCAGCTCTTCGGTTTTGGTTCCCAGATCCGCAGCGTGAAGATTTTGAGCACCAGCGTGGTTACACCATCGTCGAAGGAGATGCCACCACTGGAATCTTTGCTATTGACTTTGTTCTCCATGAGCCTTCAGGCCCTGCTTCTTCCTGGGCAAAAACCGCTCAGCCGGGGATGACTGTGAAGGTAACGCCTTTTGGTTCAACACGCTTTGATCTTCCCGATCACCTGCCAGCCGGATATTTACTCATTGGAGATTCAGCTTCAATCCCTGCTATCAATGGCATTTTAAAAACTGTTCCTCCAGAAATCCCCATTGAGCTTTATTTAGAAGAACACCTTGAAACAGATCAACTTATTCCATTAGTTGAGCATCCACGAGCACGTGTTCACTGGGTACCACGACAGGGTGAAGCATCTCTTGCTGCCTCTATTGAATCGCGTGACTGGTCTAATTGGTATGTGTGGGCCACCCCGGAATCCGGTTCCCTCAAGCAGCTTCGTGCGAGGCTTAAAGGAGAATTTGGGTTTCCGCGCAGTGAAACACATGCGCAAGCCTATTGGTATTACGGTCGTGCATTTGGCTCCAATCGCTCTAAAGCACAACCTGAAGTAGTGCCGGAAGATCGCACAACAATAAAGCCTGTTGCATCGGCTGCACCTGTAACCGAGGTATCACAGGGCACGTGGCGTTCCCAAGCGGGAACCCGCCTTATTGCACCGTTGAAATCCACGTTGATTATTGCTGGTGTTGCCCAAGTGCTCATCACATTGATCCAGCTTGTCCCTTACGTATTACTGGTCGAGCTTGCTCGTTTATTGCTCACCGGTGCTGAATCATCTGCTCTGTGGACAGTTGGTCAATGGGCTATCGGCGTGATGGTTGGTGGAGCAATTCTAGCGTCATTGCTGATATGGTGGCTGCACTCAATTGATGCCCGGTTTTCCAGAGATCTTCGCCAGCGTTTGCTAAAAAAGATGTCTAGACTGCCGTTGGGTTGGTTCAATTCCCATGGTTCCGGACGCGTGAAACAGTTAGTCCAAGATGACACGTTATCGCTGCATTTTCTGGTCACCCATGCAGTCCCCGATGCTGTTGCTGCTGCGACCGCACCGATTGCGGTCTTAATCTATCTTTTTGTTGTTGACTGGCGTATCGCGTTAGTGCTGTTTGTGCCTGTGTTGGCCTACATTTTTGGCATGGCCGTGATGATTGCTCAGTCTGGATCAAAAACCTCACAGGCCATGAAATGGTCTGAGCAGATGAACGTGGAAGCAGGTGCTTATATTGAAGGTCAACCAGTAATTCGTATCTTTGGTGGTGCTGCCGCTTCTACGTTCCGGACCAAACTGGGTCAATACATTGAGTTTTTGCGTTCGTGGCAGCAGCCAATGATTGGGCAAAAGACATTCATTGATCTTGTGACAAGGCCCGGAACCTTCCTTTTCCTCATCAGCTTGATGGGCACTGTGCTAATTACTACTGGTGCGATGTCCCCCATTGATATCCTTCCTTTCCTCTTCCTGGGAACCACATTTGGGGCACGACTTTTAGGTGTGGGCTATGGCCTCAGCGGGTTACGCGCCGGTTTGCTTGCCGCGCGCAATATCCAAAACACCTTGGATGAGACAGAATTAGATACCCCACCTGCCACCAACGAGGACACACAACAATCCACCGCACAAGGCCTTGTGGAATTTAAGGAAGTGAATTTCTCCTACCGCTACGGCATTCCCGTGCTGGAAAATATCAATCTCACGCTGCGCCCAGGTAGCGTGACAGCACTTGTCGGAGCATCTGGTTCTGGTAAATCAACCCTTGCTGCACTACTTGCTCGTTTTTACGATGTGGATTCTGGAGCAATCCTCATCAACGGCAAAGATATCCGCACGATGAGCCCCGATGAGCTTTATACCCATGTCGGATTTGTGTTCCAACAAACCCAACTCATCCAAGGAACAGTGCGTGACAATATTGCCCTCGCCGATCCGGATGCCTCCTTTGAGCGCATTGAGCACGCTGCCCGCGCTGCCCAGATTCATGAACGCATCATGCGCATGCCCAAAGGATACGACACCGACATCAACGCTGACGCTGCTCTTTCTGGTGGCGAAAAACAACGACTCACCATTGCACGAGCACTGCTAGCAAACACACCCATTCTCGTCCTTGATGAGGCCACAGCGTTTGCTGATCCAGAATCCGAGTACCTCGTCCAACAAGCACTCAACAAACTCATTGCTGGTCGCACGGTTGTTGTCATTGCACACCGCCTGCACACGATTACTAGCGTCGATAATATTGTGGTCCTTGACCAGGGAAAAATCGCTGAATCTGGAACTCACGGGGAACTTCTTCAAGCCGATGGACGCTATCGCCAACTGTGGAACGCCAATCAAGACCACAGGGAGCATCACTCATGATCCGCGCCATCCTTGCTTTATTACCTGAAGGCAGCAACACTCGCCTTTCCTGGCACCTTGTTTTAACTGCCCTAAGTGTGCTGTGCAGAGCACTAAGCGCTGTGCTCCTTGTGCCACTAGTGTCCGCTCTTTTTAGCACCGAACCCCAACAAGCGTGGCTGTGGCTTGGGGCTATCACAACAGTGACGGTCTTAGGGTGGATTGTGGATTGGGCTGCTGCGCGCCACGCCTATCAAATAGGTTTTGGCATTTTAGATAATGGTCAGCGCAGCCTGGCAGACACAATCACCATCATCCAGCTGAACTGGTTTGATGCTAAAAATACCTCCACTACCCGTCAAGCGATTGCCGCAACTGGGCCTGATTTAGTTGGCGTGATTGTCTATTTTGTTACTCCCTTAATCAGCGCGATCCTCTTGCCTCTCATCATCGCTGTGGCACTTGTTCCTTTTGCTTGGCAGCTCGGAGCCGCAGCGTTAATTGGCATTCTTGCATTGCTCGGGACTTTTTGGTTG
Above is a genomic segment from Corynebacterium suranareeae containing:
- a CDS encoding TetR family transcriptional regulator, translating into MLAIVQLSKESIIGAAVSILSEFGLSDMTMRRVAKQLNVAPGALYWHFKNKQELIDATSRHILAPILGRDDEQQARISAQENCAEMRALMMNMKDGAEVVSAALSSQQLRTELEAIISQSLDVPDEVGAFTLLHFVVGAVLTEQTQLQMHELTAGAESDTEQNSSDVDFEERFNKGVETILAGLEALRHIR
- the glgX gene encoding glycogen debranching protein GlgX, with protein sequence MTSSIEHTHQVWPGHAYPLGSTYDGAGTNFAIFSVVADRVELCLLDADNNETRIPLEERDAHIWHCYLPGVQPGQRYGFRVHGPWNPDEGKRCDPSKLLVDPYARAFDGEFDGHPSLFSYDITNPDDPNGRNTEDSLDHTMKSVVVNPFFDWGNDRPPRIPYNETVIYEAHVKGMTMTHPDVPEELRGTYAGLAHPAIIQYLSDLGVTAIELMPVHQFLQDDRLRELGLRNYWGYNSFGFFAPYNDYAANKNPGGAVAEFKGLVRSYHEAGLEVILDVVYNHTAEGNHMGPTIAFRGIDNEAYYRLVEGDRRHYMDYTGTGNSLNVRDPHSLQLIMDSLRYWVTEMHVDGFRFDLASTLAREFDDVDRLATFFDLVQQDPVVSQVKLIAEPWDVGEGGYQVGNFPPLWTEWNGKYRDTVRDFWRGEPATLGEFASRLTGSSDLYANNGRRPTASINFVTAHDGFTLNDLVSYNEKHNMDNGEEGRDGESHNRSWNCGVEGPTDDPEILQLRAQQRRNFLTTLLLSQGTPMISHGDEMARTQNGNNNVYCQDNELAWVNWEQAEENADLVSFTRRLLRIRANHPVFRRRQFLAGGPLGSDVRDRDIAWLVPNGTLMTQDDWDFAFGKSLQVFFNGDAIEEPDQRGQKIRDDSFILMFNAHFEPICFTLPPEHFGMKWKLLVDTTEAVGYPLEDLTIEAGGTITVPARSTMLLRQVEAPDYTKLDEKIAAEKAEQELAAAKEAADAEESLRQSAERVAAEETELAQRHGAVEDTEDVDTQDPTDDSVPEEATEDTEIDEPAETTEPTASAAEEDSSTEVEEK
- a CDS encoding class I SAM-dependent methyltransferase, coding for MTTKPLIPESDQSADHAGGHWILARLGKKVLRPGGRETTDFLLKNLPLTGSTVVEFAPGLGVTAREILNARPSRYIGVDSDPDACANVRAILPAGPHEVRNNNATDTELEEESVDVVIGEAMLTMQTDKHKLEIMREAARILKSGGLYGIHELSLTPDGISDEVKDDIRKALARSIKVNARPITDPEWAGLAREAGFEVINIYQADMALLSLKRNLKDEGLSGVAKILSNVIRQPDLRKRVLGMRKTFRAHKENLGAVGIILQKKSTDAGVDKQS
- a CDS encoding TIM barrel protein, coding for MTFQLAACAEMIYQDLPFEDRVKEISRQGFLVEIWDWSSKDLDVLAKTGAQFSSMTGYLRGDLITPDGRAELLATARESVKAAEKLDCPRLNLHGTGLGPTGLPVRPVEVVTPDMWLYAADTLREIAELGQEVGRVFVLENLNLAVDHPGTPFAHAADTLALVRAVNHPNLRLNLDLYHAQIGEGNLIELLRAAQPYIGEIQVADVPGRMEPGTGEINYHGIAQALEAMGYHGVVGMEAFASGDSAAALDAFRQAFRA
- a CDS encoding Gfo/Idh/MocA family oxidoreductase, whose protein sequence is MTHNHTIKLALIGAGRIGSNHARLVSHHVIGAELVAVVDPTPNAHTLAQELGATAHSTPEEVLSREDIDGVLIATPARTHADLVVKAAGAGKHVFVEKPMAVTLEDADRAIEAAQAADIVLQVGFNRRFAPGFAAARDRIDAGDLGTPQLLRSLTRDPGPFLADPYKVPQWTIFLETLIHDFDALCFLNPGAKPVEVTAHADCLVVPEAAESGFLDTAVVTIRFDNGAIGTAEASFSAAYGYDVRGEVFGSKGMVTAGDVRATNMTFYGASGVAVDTSRADTDLLADAYRAEFQAFVDSIRTNSPSQVPGHAARRALHIALAAIRSVETGDTIRLDSITENVEV
- a CDS encoding LacI family DNA-binding transcriptional regulator; its protein translation is MASKRPTMADVAKASGVSTALVSIVFRGAPGASEATRLLVKEKAAELGYTPDRRAQKLRQHHSGLIGVAFEIDQAFHGDIVEKLYPAAKAHGFELQLSAITPTRPEKDAVDALIKERCEAVILLGSRMSPQELEVFAKQLPVQVIARESGTPQASSVHVDDAVGAQLALDHLIELGHKNIIYIDGGDAAGTQLRSKVFKDHIDSFSGTCHIIAGGSNEAAGARAMSDILDAGTDATAIIAFNDRVALGVLDVLWQRGVKVPEEISVVGYDNSRLASLEHISLTTIAQDSEALAEKALEIALKQIKDHEQSTEVLAPQLIKRGTTGRKN
- a CDS encoding ABC transporter ATP-binding protein/permease, giving the protein MAKRGINGAIMRAYGAQDHDAEVIRTHLISPGYLRVYFHSDTLLEDDIVAPAAALRFWFPDPQREDFEHQRGYTIVEGDATTGIFAIDFVLHEPSGPASSWAKTAQPGMTVKVTPFGSTRFDLPDHLPAGYLLIGDSASIPAINGILKTVPPEIPIELYLEEHLETDQLIPLVEHPRARVHWVPRQGEASLAASIESRDWSNWYVWATPESGSLKQLRARLKGEFGFPRSETHAQAYWYYGRAFGSNRSKAQPEVVPEDRTTIKPVASAAPVTEVSQGTWRSQAGTRLIAPLKSTLIIAGVAQVLITLIQLVPYVLLVELARLLLTGAESSALWTVGQWAIGVMVGGAILASLLIWWLHSIDARFSRDLRQRLLKKMSRLPLGWFNSHGSGRVKQLVQDDTLSLHFLVTHAVPDAVAAATAPIAVLIYLFVVDWRIALVLFVPVLAYIFGMAVMIAQSGSKTSQAMKWSEQMNVEAGAYIEGQPVIRIFGGAAASTFRTKLGQYIEFLRSWQQPMIGQKTFIDLVTRPGTFLFLISLMGTVLITTGAMSPIDILPFLFLGTTFGARLLGVGYGLSGLRAGLLAARNIQNTLDETELDTPPATNEDTQQSTAQGLVEFKEVNFSYRYGIPVLENINLTLRPGSVTALVGASGSGKSTLAALLARFYDVDSGAILINGKDIRTMSPDELYTHVGFVFQQTQLIQGTVRDNIALADPDASFERIEHAARAAQIHERIMRMPKGYDTDINADAALSGGEKQRLTIARALLANTPILVLDEATAFADPESEYLVQQALNKLIAGRTVVVIAHRLHTITSVDNIVVLDQGKIAESGTHGELLQADGRYRQLWNANQDHREHHS